One segment of Rosa chinensis cultivar Old Blush chromosome 6, RchiOBHm-V2, whole genome shotgun sequence DNA contains the following:
- the LOC112171278 gene encoding 14 kDa zinc-binding protein, whose product MAAVTSSSLLRNCATTTVRAFVTVKASNPNFRTFLLPLHSRRSLCRVSATNNEEAAAKVAAANADRGAPTIFDKIIAKEIPSTIVYEDDKVLAFRDINPQAPVHVVIIPKNRDGLTELGKAESRHVEILGQLLYAGKKVAEKEGILHGFRVVINNGPEGCQSVYHLHLHLLGLIFFSLWVLIPDFNTERLFLFCSQWLQSPPLLS is encoded by the exons ATGGCTGCAGTCACCTCCTCTTCTCTCTTGAG GAACTGTGCAACAACAACTGTGAGAGCTTTTGTGACTGTGAAAGCCTCCAACCCCAATTTCAGAActttccttcttcctcttcactcTCGTAG GTCCCTGTGTCGTGTTAGCGCTACAAACAATGAAGAGGCTGCTGCCAAGGTAGCTGCAGCAAATGCTGACAGAGGAGCTCCAACAAT ATTTGACAAGATCATAGCAAAGGAAATCCCATCGACCATTGTATACGAGGATGATAAGGTCCTGGCATTTCGGGATATCAACCCACAGGCTCCTGTGCATGTTGTTATCATCCCAAAGAATAGGGATGGCTTAACAGAGCTCGGAAAG GCTGAATCTAGGCATGTGGAAATATTGGGTCAACTTCTATATGCTGGAAAAAAAGTTGCTGAGAAAGAAGGTATTCTCCACGGGTTTCGTGTGGTTATCAACAATGGTCCAGAGGGAT GTCAATCTGTTTATCATCTCCACTTGCATCTCCTtggtctgatttttttttccttgtgggTATTAATACCTGATTTCAATACTGAAAGACTGTTCCTTTTTTGTTCCCAATGGCTGCAGTCACCTCCTCTTCTTTCTTGA
- the LOC112173405 gene encoding vacuolar iron transporter homolog 2, with protein MAPNSQASVNGAKYPNPTMNNLDLEHQPTQDLNTSKDNDDFDYSKRSQWLRAAVLGANDGLISTASLMMGVGAVKQDIKAMILTGFAGLVAGACSMAIGEFVSVYSQLDIEVAQMKRDNKNNKQNSPVVHVVGDEEGEEKENLPNPLQAAAASALAFSVGAMVPLLAASFIREYGARLGAVAAAVTLALMVFGWLGAALGKAPVLRSTIRVLVGGWMAMAITFGLTKLIGSSGL; from the coding sequence ATGGCGCCAAATAGCCAAGCATCCGTAAATGGGGCCAAGTACCCTAACCCAACCATGAACAACCTCGACCTCGAGCACCAACCCACCCAAGACCTCAATACTTCCAAGGACAACGACGACTTCGACTACTCCAAACGCTCCCAGTGGCTCCGCGCCGCCGTCCTGGGAGCCAATGATGGCCTGATCTCCACCGCGTCGTTGATGATGGGTGTTGGTGCTGTTAAGCAGGACATTAAAGCCATGATACTAACCGGGTTCGCCGGACTAGTAGCCGGTGCCTGCAGCATGGCTATCGGAGAGTTTGTCTCTGTTTACTCCCAGTTGGACATAGAGGTGGCCCAAATGAAGAGAGACAACAAAAACAACAAGCAAAACAGCCCGGTGGTACACGTGGTAGGAGACGAGGAGGGAGAAGAGAAGGAGAACTTGCCAAACCCGTTACAAGCAGCAGCTGCATCGGCTCTTGCGTTTTCAGTGGGAGCAATGGTACCACTGCTAGCAGCCTCGTTCATAAGGGAGTATGGGGCGAGGTTAGGAGCTGTGGCGGCTGCGGTGACATTGGCTTTGATGGTGTTTGGTTGGTTGGGAGCAGCTTTGGGGAAGGCACCAGTTCTGAGATCAACCATTAGGGTTTTGGTTGGAGGGTGGATGGCTATGGCTATAACCTTTGGGTTAACCAAGTTGATTGGATCCAGTGGACTGTAG
- the LOC112171277 gene encoding uncharacterized protein LOC112171277 — MRVSFGDVRVDFLTGDCNFLVLVTVAFIADLSGSEAQRAESLKYPSAHTLSESLLNNMTCGSKVRQFRKRGRVEVDYKEDGTESRIDDSADEDYRPHFEDDEYGDYGWDDDWLEDMEGEFDVFGESIGPSTQVKAAVGSTVEEEFVVEDNEDMYIAVDSDEEVLGGAANSDGEIGDDFLEFNPKSDMNDPQFKLGMKFASAKILRAALREKAIMGGWECCFLKSDKKRVRVICKADNCPFELYASKMQHESTLMVKTYHANHTCSRVHVNSMVKAPYLTEKFVDQIKLNPDWKTESLAQTMSAGVKAKVFVQQAYRAKRAALKLLERSIMEQYARVRDYGSELKRVNPETTVDIKCDFNDASGLPVFKRMYIYLGALKTGFKAGCRSVIGLEGCHLKSPHGGQLVTAVGVDANNTTWVVAYAQVEMESTDSWKWFLQLLVKDLDIEHEGAGWTFISDKQKGLLPTFESIIPLADHRFCVRHLWTNFTKLFPGKAMKDQLWAIAKSTTLAYFHKEMVLIKQMDPNAYDWLTDPIRPPLHWCRTHFKSHTKCDILLNNLCESFNAFILGARGKPVVSSFEEMRVKLMKRIMLRKEKMMKYEGTICPKP, encoded by the exons ATGAGAGTAAGTTTTGGTGATGTGAGAGTAGATTTTCTTACTGGTGACTGTAACTTTCTGGTGTTGGTGACGGTAGCGTTTATTGCTG ATCTCAGCGGAAGTGAAGCTCAGCGTGCAGAATCGTTGAAGTACCCGTCAGCTCACACCCTCAGTGAATCACTTCTAAACAACAT GACTTGTGGGAGCAAAGTGAGGCAGTTtaggaagagaggaagagtggaGGTTGATTATAAGGAGGATGGTACAGAATCTAGAATTGATGATTCTGCAGATGAAGATTATAGGCCACATTTTGAGGATGATGAATATGGAGATTATGGTTGGGATGACGATTGGTTGGAAGATatggaaggtgaatttgatgTCTTTGGTGAGAGTATTGGCCCAAGTACACAAGTAAAAGCTGCTGTTGGAAGTACTGTTGAGGAAGAGTTTGTGGTCGAGGACAATGAAGATATGTATATAGCAGTTGATTCTGATGAGGAAGTACTAGGAGGTGCAGCCAACTCTGATGGTGAGATAGGGGATGACTTTCTGGAGTTCAATCCCAAGAGTGACATGAATGACCCACAGTTTAAGTTGGGGATGAAGTTTGCATCAGCAAAAATCTTGAGAGCTGCTTTAAGAGAGAAAGCAATAATGGGAGGATGGGAATGCTGCTTTTTGAAGAGTGACAAAAAGAGGGTGAGAGTGATTTGCAAAGCGGACAACTGCCCCTTCGAGTTGTATGCTAGCAAAATGCAACATGAGTCAACCCTGATGGTGAAGACATATCATGCAAATCATACATGTTCTAGGGTTCATGTCAACTCTATGGTCAAGGCACCTTACCTAACTGAAAAGTTTGTGGATCAGATCAAGCTAAATCCTGATTGGAAAACAG AATCACTTGCACAAACGATGTCAGCGGGTGTAAAGGCAAAGGTATTCGTGCAGCAGGCCTATAGAGCTAAGAGGGCAGCCTTGAAGCTGCTTGAAAGGTCCATCATGGAGCAATATGCTAGAGTAAGGGACTATGGATCAGAACTGAAAAGAGTAAACCCTGAAACCACGGTGGACATAAAGTGTGATTTCAATGATGCTAGTGGGTTGCCTGTGTTTAAAAGGATGTACATCTACCTCGGGGCATTGAAGACTGGTTTTAAAGCTGGATGCAGATCAGTAATCGGGCTAGAAGGTTGCCATTTAAAGAGTCCTCATGGTGGACAGCTCGTAACCGCAGTAGGAGTTGATGCAAATAACACCACCTGGGTAGTTGCATATGCTCAAGTTGAGATGGAGAGCACAGACTCTTGGAAATGGTTCTTACAGTTGCTGGTCAAGGACTTAGACATAGAGCATGAGGGGGCTGGATGGACCTTTATCAGTGACAAGCAGAAAGGCCTCTTACCAACCTTTGAGTCCATTATCCCCCTTGCAGACCATCGGTTCTGTGTGCGACACCTTTGGACAAATTTTACGAAGTTGTTTCCTGGTAAAGCCATGAAGGACCAACTCTGGGCAATAGCAAAGTCAACCACCTTGGCATATTTTCACAAGGAAATGGTtctaatcaaacaaatggacCCTAATGCTTATGATTGGCTGACAG ATCCAATAAGGCCTCCCCTTCACTGGTGTAGAACGCACTTCAAGTCTCACACTAAGTGTGATATTCTTCTGAATAATTTATGTGAGAGCTTTAACGCATTCATATTAGGTGCAAGAGGCAAGCCGGTTGTGTCAAGCTTTGAGGAGATGAGGGTTAAACTCATGAAGAGGATTATGTTGAGGAAGGAAAAGATGATGAAGTATGAGGGTACCATCTGCCCTAAACCTTGA